Part of the Melopsittacus undulatus isolate bMelUnd1 chromosome 7, bMelUnd1.mat.Z, whole genome shotgun sequence genome is shown below.
TGCAACTTCTTTGCCTACTTGTTTGAATTATCTGTAACTGTCAATCTCTGAATGCTacattttaacaaaattaaataggTATTAGGGCTATCCTTAGTATACAGCACTTTACAATAAAGAGAGGAATTTAACTATGGTTGGATCTTACAGAGTGTGCAAGACTAGGTTAAGGGCTGTGCTGATCGGCTGACATAAGCATAAACAGTCTGTAGGAAGGTATTGGTCACAGTGTAATAGTTACAATTGTGGCTGGAGTTAAGTATTAGACGTATATCAAGGATCAAGATGTTTTACAACATTCTGGAGTGGATTTTGCTCCCAAAATTAGAGATTAAATGAGTGAGCATTAGAAGGTAAATATGGCTCTTGATACATTTAATAGTGGTTTTCTTGCAGTCTACCATGATGTAGTTACATATAACTAGTTCATAAGAAAGCACTGATTTAGGACTGACCAGACTCCAGTGATGGCAAGGCTAGGCTCAAGGCTAGAGTCAGGATCTGGAGTACTGGCAACTCAAAAGATGTGTTTCTGCCACTGTTTCCCCCAGAGAGGATCAAATATTACAGATGCAGAAGAGAACTTAGGTTTTTATGTAATAAAAGACAGCACTTCTGCCCTGCGAGTGAAAATAAAGTAGCATATCTTAACTTTTCATCAAATTGCTACCCCACTATCTGCATTTTCTACAAGCATAAACTTACTTAAAATTTAATAATCAGTATTACTACATGCCCCGATGCATGTTTGCTAGTAAATTCTCACCTGTCTCAAGTATATCAGCCAATCTGGGCTACAGTTAGAAGTTGTATCATATGGAGTTGTCAGGTACAAAAGATGAAGATTGCTCTCAAGAATCAGCCCTTCCAAACCTTTCTTCAGTTCTCTATAAAGAACATTGCAGTATGCCAAGTCTATAGACCCTATAATAAGCACACAATGTACTGCAACTTTAAACAGGCATACACAGTTAATGTCGTAGACTTTAACATAGAATCAACATTTCCTTTATCTTCCATAACAGCTTGTTATGCCATCTGAATTGAAGACAGACAGTTGTAACCTGAGTAATTGCTCTAACATgagcagtgaaacaagaactgaTGAAAGACAGTCATCTATTTCCATCTATGTCCATTCAGGATGTGGTTTTGGAGTGTCTGTGAACTGCCTTGGCTTTAAAGAAATCCTGGAACAAATCTTGTAGATTGAAGGAATGTGTTTCAGAGACTCACTCTATTCCAATGGCATTCCATACCCTGTATCTTTATGCTATGACAGAAAAACAACTTCCTGATACTTTATTACAGTGTACAACTGTGCACTGTATGatacataataaaatacaaCTTTATTACAATGGGTCTACATGTcatatgttttctttccctcctaAGCTTCCCTCTAGGCCAAGACATTCCCCTGTTCACAATAACTGTTCATAACAGTGAATTATGAGGTTGTGAGGCATTTTGAGTACAACCACTAAATCAAATctttaaatcacttttttttggGATAGAGTTTTGCTTTTACTCCCACTGTGATCAATGTTATTACATTTCATTCCCATCATGTTCAGCCAGCACATTATTTAGCAATCAAATTTGTCTCTCTACAACTTATTTTTCGCTACAGTTTCAGACTGAAGATGGGAAAATATACTAAACTGAAATAAGGCTGAGATGAAAGGGTTTGCTGAAATAAAGATTATaataagaatagaaaaaaagtCTTACCTTTATATGTAGCTTTACCCAGCGGTGTGACTGTTAGTGTACATTTGGAATGGCTGTCCTTCTCAGATATTCTTCCTTTTAGGAGTCCTTTTTCTATTAGTTTTTCTAGCCCATCTTTAATTATCTCCGAGAGGCTCCTCTCTTTagacagcagctgcttctgaacACCCAGCAATGTACCACACATAAAATTGTTGACCTCTTCATAAGTAACTGCTATCTGCATCAGTTTTGCAAGAGATTAGAATGTTAAGGTGTCATTTTACACATCCTATAAgctatatggaaaaaaaactgtcTATAGAAGTAGCTGGATATCCTGTTAATGTTTCCATAGAATTACGTGGGAACAAATAAAATGATAGACAACTTATGATGGACTGGATGGATTGCTCTCCATCTGTTCTATTATTCTAGCTACTGCATCATGTTAACTTGTTTCTAGTTTGAATCAAGTattagaaatggaaatgttaTTAATACGATAATGTATCATATGGTAGCTTTGGTTTTTACACATAAGGAAATTATCAGTTAATTACATAACATGATATTCGAGTTAAGTAAGACTAATCaaatctttgttctttttatccAACTAGAAGCTGTTTTGAGCTTGTAAGCCAGTATGTTTAAAAGGTCTATTTTTCCCTAAAAAATTAACAGATAAGATTCTCTTTGTATTGTCAAGCACTTGAGTTACTCACACAGAAGAGTTAACTGATACCTTCAATCCAACCAAAGATAACAACAGAGTCTGCATCCCCTTGGTCAACTCCAGCAGAAGATTGCTGTAACAATTCTCCAAAGGACTGTTAATTAAACCCTGAACctaaaaagagcaagaaatatAGTAGCTCAGAGAAAAGATTTATGCACTAGTttcacacatttaaaaatattgataTGCATGAttcagctttaaagaaaataagtataGGCATCTAAAAGTTTACAGTTCACATCTGAAAACAAGCCACATAAAGGCAAGTTACAGGTATTATTACGTAAGTCAAATACATGCAACATTAAGAAGTGAACAAAAATTGAGCTAGGCATTTCAGCTCCTCCTGTTTATCCCACCAGATTAATCCAACAATTTAAATTATCAATAGCTTTATAAAAATTACCAAGTGTTTGTCTTTCTCTTGCACTATGAGAATGCTTTCTCCAGCACTGTCAATACCAGCTCGACCAGCTCTGCCAATCATTTGCTTATACTGGTTTTTCTTCAGGAAGTCATTAGCAACATAAGGAGCTCTGAGAATAACCCTGTGAAGAGGTCTTCAATAAGTTACGCTTTATATTAGAATTACTAAGCagcaataaaattttaaatacattcttTATATATGTCCCTTGCTtagtaaataattaaaaccaaatgcaTCTGTTTGAACAGAAAACTTTTAACAATTTAAGATTTACTGAATGACAAGGCATGTTTATTATGTTTTGCAGAACCTTTGGAACTAGTCTTTATTCAGAGGTTGGAGTTTAAGATGAAAGCCACTGAGATATAAAATAAACCCTGCACAAAACATAAGCTACACTGATCATTCATCAGTTATGCTAGTAGGACAATACTTGTATCAATTTTTTGCCTCCCCTCAAATGCATCATTCcaacatacatacacacaaaaatgaaTTGTTAATAAACAGTCTCTGGTGAGAGTACAGCACCATGTCTTCAGCACTTgtgtaagaaaatattaaatattttttgcattaaaacatATTCAAACTGTATCTCCTTAGAAAAATGTCACGATTTAAACACTATTCTTAGGACAATATCCAAAGAAACCACTATGAATTTCTTACTCTTCTGGATAATActataaaatacaaagcataCCCTTggtttcttcacatttttttaattcagtaaatGCCTTTCAGCTATGCATTCTGAGCAACTTGATACCAATTCATATTCTCCTGTGTAAAAGCTTTGCAATCTTGTGTCCCGAGTTGAACACTAAATCCCCTGTGCATCTAATTTGTTAGTAAAAGCAGAACATACTTTAAATAGCATCAATATTTCCAACTTACTAAAGAAACCTTtttacaaagcaagaaaaatcaaTGCAACAATGAAGTATGTTTCAGTTACTAACCTTCTGGCTGGCAGGTTGACTCCAGCAGCTAAAGTAGCTGTGCAAGcaagcagacacaggacacctgcAGAATATGCTTCTtctataatttttctttcatcatttgTAAGGCCACTATGATGATAGGCAATACCAAAAGGAACCGTTTGCTTCAGAATAGGACAGACACTTCCATTTCCAATATACTTTAGGTTCTTGATGAGatcttgtttctctttctccctgtgaGCTCTAAATTCTcttggaggaggaaaagcatttatttacaCTTACCTATTTTTTCAGATCAATCATTAActacttagaaaataaaattaaaaaataaaatcaagagaCATGTTTACTGTCTATTTCTGTTCATTATCCATACCTCTAACATCTATGTCAGAGAAATAGTTATTCTCCATAATTTTGAAATAGCAATACACAGGAGAATGATTACGTTGCAACGGAACTCTTTTATTGCTTGTAAGCACAAGTACAGAAGGGATTAAATTCTGACTGGATGTGAGTATCAAGTGcactgaagaaaggaaacagggcCAGTATGAGCTTGTAGTGGATGTTACAGATATATCAAAATGGTTTCAATTTTAATAGTGAGGGAGagttattatttatttgacTATAATTTGTTCCTACATAAAATTTAACTCGGCTAGACCATTAGGAGTTGATAAAATCACAATTAAATGATACCATATATGAGTCTTACTTTCTTTATTAACAAAGCCTGGTTTAGATTTTACAACTTTCATATACTAGGTTATAgagaaaatgttcattttctaagCCTGCAGACACCAGTGCCAAAGGGGCACAAGGTTAGATTAGTGTagcatgcttttccttttttctttacttgttCTCTAATAACCATTTTATTAActaaggtgggtttttttaattaggggattttgtttgttaaaacatttgtttaatAAGCCTCAAGCAGTTTGCTATCATTTATGCAATTAGCAACTTTACATGATTCcatattcaaaatatttatttctgatcACCAGGGAAAGTCACTTGCAAACTACTGAAGTTATACCCTGACCATTTATTccatatataattaaaaaaaacatgagaaataCTTACTTCTTGAGGTACTTGCACAGCATTGAAGCCACATTttcacagttctttttggtgggACAAAAGATTAGGCAGGAATATTTAGGAATAACTTCAGTAACCAGTGCAATAATGTGGTCAGGATCTGCTTTCTCCAGATTACTAGAATACTATCATAAATGGATATTGACAAACATTTAAACTTAGAAATTAAGTCATAAACTAAGTATTCAATACTTGCTCTCAACCTTTGCTAGAAAAATTTGCATTAACACAACATAAATGCAAGAAATTGTGAGATAAGTTACCCCAGTCCTCACTTAAAATAGTTCATTAACACATCTATCTTGAACTGAAGAATACATGGACATAAGAATCAAAcactttgctttttccccttgaaaCTTCAAATTCTTTTAGCAACACCACAGTGTTGATACTTCTGCTATTACTGGCAGTCTACTATagcacacatttttctttttaaaggttgAAATTAGCTCATGAAAGGcaataatggaaaagaaaataaaacccaaaaaaaaaaaaacaaacaaccctgAAAGATGTCTTCTTTCAGTATCATCTAAGGTCAAGTCCAAAAGATCAACTGATGAGAAAAATCTATCCAAAACCATAAAGCACTAGGTACATATAATACTCAAACCCATTCCTTTTCATATATCAAAATATTGAAGAAACCTCTACCTTAAAGAGCAGTAAAGAAGTGAAAAGCAAGTTAAgcattcagtattttaaaggcatttttctcCACAAAGCCgaacattttccttctcataCGTATTACAAAAGAACTatcttatttaaataatttctttgtagAATATCTGTAAACAAATCTGTGTCAAATAGTGCATTTCATAACTATATTTCAAAGAAACTATAAGCATTTCTGGTCTACCTTGAAATTAAGGAGACGTGAAAAAGTAAAGCCATTTTCCGCTTTGCTGTCAACTGCATAAATAGTGTCTCGTATCTTTATGTATTCTTTTAATTCTACCTAGGGAGATAAAGCCATGAACAAAAACTTTAGTTAAGCCTTCTCTAAAGGTTAAGCTCTTACTGATGTCTTTTCTAATCATCACATTTCATATACATACATACGTGCATGCACACAAGAACACACTCTGCCCatcaaaaattgtttagagtTCATTGTTTTAATTGCTTGCCCTGAGAAAACATCTGATTATAATGAAGAATACAAGAAATGTTGTTTCTCATGAACAATGTTTCTCATAAAACATTgtcatggcagtgttcaaccACCAGTAGTACAAATTCTAGTTATATTAAAAGAACTATAATCATTTATCAAAGTAGTTGAAATTTAGGAATTGGTTTAAACTGACACAAGTGGCTTAACATGATATAAAGGTACTTGCATTTGTGCATTTACAAGTGCATAGATATTAGTACAACTGCAAGCATTAGCAGGCATTATATTACACTGCGAAATTAAGCATAAAGCTGGGATACAATCCTAAATAGACAAGCTATAATTTTGAAGTCAAATATCTTTACTAGATTATGGTATCTTGTATACAGACCGGTCTAAAATTATTAGTATAGTACTCCGCTTGCAGGAACTTCTGCAGGTCTCCAACATTATTTAAAGTTGCACTCATTCCAACGATTTGCGTGTTTTCTGTAAGGCAGAAGTTGACATGAATTTACTATTGCCATGCTCACAATTTTAAACACTTATGCTCAATATTGAATTCAAAAGCCTGCTTCTTTATTGCTACTCTTCTTACATGCCAAAGTAGCAAGTCTGAAGTGGGATATAACTAAGAAATATTACTTGAGGTATACACATAAAAAAGAGCCCTTCTCTATAGAAGCTTTTAACTGAAATGGCTAATAGACTCTTACAAAGAAATGGAAGGCACTTGTCAATACTCAGGATATCCCAGAGAAGTATGAAAAAGCTTCAGAAACACCTGGTCCACCATTACAGGGTCAACTGACTAACAAATAAGTAAACACTGTTACTGCGTGGAGTCATTCCTAGCAGTCAGAACACCACAAATCCTGAAAGACAAAGTATGATATCTCTCTAAAGATACCATCACtacaatattttaataatgttaACTGCAGCCATGACTTACTACTAGCATAAAGAATTTTTGCAAGAGTCATTTCCAGTGTTGCTCCACGACTTCCCTCACCAATCATATGCAACTgtacacagaaaggaaagagaaaatgcaagaaTGTTACTGAGTTAAGAATATTTCTAAAACATACAATATCTTTTTTAAAGTCCTAAATAAATATTACAGGACTGCCTATTACAGAGGGATTATCATGGACTTACTTCCTCATTATATCCCTCTGGCAAATTCTGACTGCCAAGCTTCTTCCACAAGTATAGCCTCACTGAAACAACATTTAATAATCATGGAAAAACAGACCCAAGGGCAAATACATAAAACAAGATTTACCTTCCATCTAATTAGACCGTAAGTGATACACTTAACTCCTGATAGTAAACAGTCAGCATAGAGATCTTTGTGTTCACCAGCCTCAAGCAAACTGTTTTAAGGAACGCTTACAGTGGAAGTTAATATAAAAAGATTTCTAGCAGTCAGCTACTTCCAAAAAAACAAGTTAATCCTTCAACTGTCTTCTGTTTCGAAGCTACTGAAGTAAGCTCAGTTAGGCTGAAGCATTCCATGAATTAAACATCCCTGTTAGATGTTATACACGTGATTCAACCCTTAGCAGCACAACTTGGCTGCACCACTAATGAGCGGAATAAGGAGCAATTCTCCCAGTCAAATGTTATTTCATTCAGTCATTATTAGTACCAGTCACGTTTTCAACATTTAAAAGTCCAGTTGTGGAAGTCATAAAATACATTCTCCATGATTATTTACGTTTCTAATCAATTAGAAATGTCTAATTGACAAGTACCTATCAGTAATTCATCACTAACAGTAGATCCCTCAATATAGAATCCATTCTCCTGATACAGCAACAAATGcttcagttaaagaaaaataacttccaaTATTACAGGCTTATGTATCAATGCAGAAAAGTTAAGTAGTGATGATAAACACTCAAAGAAAAACCAAGTAATCAACAAAATAGTCTTTGCTAATAATGACATATTATAAAGATAAAAGTTTGCCTATTATAAATCTTAGTTAGTCTTGTAGCATACCTCATCTACTACAACAAGACCGAGGTCATCAATTCTTTCTGTTTCAATTAAAGAATTCACAAGAGCATGTCCTTTTTCTATAGTAGCAatataaagagatttttttattctcctcctGATTGGTGGAAATCTTCCTTTACTTCCTGCATATTCTTCAACCAGGAAACCCAATTCTATCCCAAAACTTGACAGACCCCTAACCtgtttaaacaaattaaaaaaaaaaaaatcagagagcAAACTCACACTCTTGCATTTTAGAGCTGCCTCAGGAACTCAACATGCATATAACCAACCCACAAAATAATCAATTGCTTGGATAAGTGAAAACGTATTAGCTATGACTACCTTTTCCACCTGCAAAGCTGAAATGCTTACAAATATTATCAAGCTTGAGTTACATCTATTCTCTAAATTAACTTTTCCTTATGCCAAGAGGATAACTGCAGAACTATACATAACATTGTAACAAGCTATTATTTCATAATTCAGCATGCTTTATTTTCTGGCTCAGCATCCTCACCTTTGTAAGTCTGTTTTACTACAGAATTACTGACCCTCTGAGCAGCATTTAGGAGAAAATACTAACTTCCCACCATGTATTTATAAAAGTTATGCAGTTTGCTAAAATTAGTGTTAAAACCAGCCAAGTAGGAAGACATAGCAGAGAACATGAGCAGTATCAGAAACACTGCATCCAGACCTTTTCCTGGACAATGGCAACAAATGGCAGGATCATCAGAACATCTTTCTGTCTGCAGAGTAATTCTTGGAGAATTATTATTTCAGCTACAAGTGTTTTTCCACCACTAGTTGGCAATGAGTATATTAAATTCCTTCTTTGCTGTAGAGATTCTAACATTAAGCAATCATGCTGCCATTCTgcaatattaagaaaaaagtattaGCAGCCCCCATCAGCATATTAATCAACATAAAACAATGCCTATGCTTCTTATAGACTACTTTAAGTCTAGTGTTTGAGTTTTTCTTCAATAGGCCACTAAAAGCTGTTAGTGATTGAGACTTCTAAAGTATTCTATAGACTGTATCAAACTTTCCTACCCACCTAAACACCCAAAATAACCACTTAATAAAACGACCACTTTCCAACATGGCTTACATGAAATATTACCttaacttaaatatttttacagtgttAATGGGTAAAACAGGTAACTCTTCactagtatttctttttctttctgaacaaaCTGTTAGTTAATGGGTAAAACAGGTAACTCTTCactagtatttctttttctttctgaacaaaCTGTTAGTTACATTACCATAAAGCATCTCAATCCCTCGAAATTGCCTGAACAGATCTTTAACTTTGCTAGGTAATCCATAGAAAGGGCCTATATCAACAGAAGAAGATTCAATAGTTTTCCTAGCAACACAAATCTCTTCAGATAAAACAGCTTCTTGAAGCTGCTTGGTTTTAGAGACCTGCAGAGTCTGGGCTTTGGCATTTCCAGTCATAGCACTTttcagatgatctttaagactttcagttttaaataaatcactCCTGGAGTCTGAGGAAGAGTCAGTAGGTCTCTTTCTGTGTTCAGCATCATGATAAAAAGATGATGTACTCCTGATTTTCTCTAAGGAAGTATTCACACATTTATTCCTCCCTTCTGAGGCTGGAGATATTctagaaacagaagaaagttcATGCATTTTCTCAAAATACAAAAGTTGTGATGATGGCAATTCATCTAAAATAGAGTCAGTCTGTTCTTGATTGTTATCCACTGCATCAGTTTCACCCACTTGGAAAGCATCCTCCTTGTCAGCTTTAAGGACAACCGTATTTTCTGTAATAGAAAAATTAACTTGTTTCTTCTGTGGAAGTCCTGGCTGAAGATTCCCAGGTATGATTTCTCCAGGGGGTTTAATAGCCAGCTTTTCATCCTGCAGGTATTTGTGCTCTATATCATCAACTTGAGCTAACAAAGAATCATTTCCACAGAAGCTGTCATAGTCACCAAACATATCTTCTTCGCTATCATTAccacactgtaaaaaaaaaaagtattagcACTCCAAAGTAACGCAGCATAACTTGTATAACGCATACAAGGTGCAAACCATTTAAGCCTCTCCCAACTTCAGAAGAAATGTATATGCTTTTCTGATGTTATGAGGAAAACCTAACTTGACTTCTAAGTGAACTTGCAGTGAGTGAAGCTTAACCTACAAGTAGGCAAGATGCCGCCTAAAGCCAAGCTACATCCCCCCTCATACAAAGTAAGGCACTCCCTGACAGACACCACACAGGCTGAGGCTGGGCCAAGCCATGCTCCCAGGCGGTGTTCCCTCCACCTCGATACGCCTGCCAGCACCCCACCACCCCCGTACCGAGGGCTCCGCCAAGGGCTCCTCTGCGGAGTTCAGTCTCTTCCGATCCACCGGCGAGCAACTGGCGCTAGGCTGCACCGGGGCCCGGCTCCGCTTGCGGACAGAACCGGGGCAGCTCTTCCTCCGTACCGCGAGTCCGGGCTCATCCATCACCGCCACCCCGTGAAGTTGGCCGGCGTATAGACCTCCGGCCGGCACTGCGAGGAAGCGGTACGGAGCCCGTCACGGCCGCGGCAGGTTACGGCAAGGGACGGCCGAACAGCCGAGGGGGACCGGGGCCGCCATGAGACGAGCGGAAACCCACCCGCATCTCTAACAAGCGCGAACACCGCTTCCGCCAATGCGCTGCTAAAACAGAGCCCGCAGCCAGTCAGAGACCAATCAGCTGCCTCCAGCTGGGCGGGCAGCGGTCCCATTGGCCAGCGAATCGCACTTGTGAGGGCGGTCGGGCAGGCAATGACCTATAGTCGGAGATGATACTTGCGGGTTGTAGGGTACAATATGGCTGTGCGGCTTATGGTGGTGCGGCACTGCCGGATACTGAGACCTGGTGCGTTCCTTTGCTTTATTCCTTTAGAGCGAGGTGGCTGTGGGGAGAAA
Proteins encoded:
- the HELQ gene encoding helicase POLQ-like isoform X5, encoding MDEPGLAVRRKSCPGSVRKRSRAPVQPSASCSPVDRKRLNSAEEPLAEPSCGNDSEEDMFGDYDSFCGNDSLLAQVDDIEHKYLQDEKLAIKPPGEIIPGNLQPGLPQKKQVNFSITENTVVLKADKEDAFQVGETDAVDNNQEQTDSILDELPSSQLLYFEKMHELSSVSRISPASEGRNKCVNTSLEKIRSTSSFYHDAEHRKRPTDSSSDSRSDLFKTESLKDHLKSAMTGNAKAQTLQVSKTKQLQEAVLSEEICVARKTIESSSVDIGPFYGLPSKVKDLFRQFRGIEMLYEWQHDCLMLESLQQRRNLIYSLPTSGGKTLVAEIIILQELLCRQKDVLMILPFVAIVQEKLHMIGEGSRGATLEMTLAKILYASKNTQIVGMSATLNNVGDLQKFLQAEYYTNNFRPVELKEYIKIRDTIYAVDSKAENGFTFSRLLNFKYSSNLEKADPDHIIALVTEVIPKYSCLIFCPTKKNCENVASMLCKYLKKEFRAHREKEKQDLIKNLKYIGNGSVCPILKQTVPFGIAYHHSGLTNDERKIIEEAYSAGVLCLLACTATLAAGVNLPARRVILRAPYVANDFLKKNQYKQMIGRAGRAGIDSAGESILIVQEKDKHLVQGLINSPLENCYSNLLLELTKGMQTLLLSLVGLKIAVTYEEVNNFMCGTLLGVQKQLLSKERSLSEIIKDGLEKLIEKGLLKGRISEKDSHSKCTLTVTPLGKATYKGSIDLAYCNVLYRELKKGLEGLILESNLHLLYLTTPYDTTSNCSPDWLIYLRQFNQLSGAEQKVADIVGVPESFITKKASGQAIRKNVDSAVVNRLYLSFVLYTLLKETNIWSVSEKFNMSRGYVQNLLNSAASFASCVLRFCEELEEFWVYKALLTELTKRLTYCVKTELIPLMEVAGVLEARAKQLYNAGYKTLAHLANADPETLVKMIDHLSRRQAKQIVSSAKMLLSEKAEALQEEVEELLKVPTDIPETY
- the HELQ gene encoding helicase POLQ-like isoform X2, whose amino-acid sequence is MDEPGLAVRRKSCPGSVRKRSRAPVQPSASCSPVDRKRLNSAEEPLAEPSCGNDSEEDMFGDYDSFCGNDSLLAQVDDIEHKYLQDEKLAIKPPGEIIPGNLQPGLPQKKQVNFSITENTVVLKADKEDAFQVGETDAVDNNQEQTDSILDELPSSQLLYFEKMHELSSVSRISPASEGRNKCVNTSLEKIRSTSSFYHDAEHRKRPTDSSSDSRSDLFKTESLKDHLKSAMTGNAKAQTLQVSKTKQLQEAVLSEEICVARKTIESSSVDIGPFYGLPSKVKDLFRQFRGIEMLYEWQHDCLMLESLQQRRNLIYSLPTSGGKTLVAEIIILQELLCRQKDVLMILPFVAIVQEKVRGLSSFGIELGFLVEEYAGSKGRFPPIRRRIKKSLYIATIEKGHALVNSLIETERIDDLGLVVVDELHMIGEGSRGATLEMTLAKILYASKNTQIVGMSATLNNVGDLQKFLQAEYYTNNFRPVELKEYIKIRDTIYAVDSKAENGFTFSRLLNFKYSSNLEKADPDHIIALVTEVIPKYSCLIFCPTKKNCENVASMLCKYLKKEFRAHREKEKQDLIKNLKYIGNGSVCPILKQTVPFGIAYHHSGLTNDERKIIEEAYSAGVLCLLACTATLAAGVNLPARRVILRAPYVANDFLKKNQYKQMIGRAGRAGIDSAGESILIVQEKDKHLVQGLINSPLENCYSNLLLELTKGMQTLLLSLVGLKIAVTYEEVNNFMCGTLLGVQKQLLSKERSLSEIIKDGLEKLIEKGLLKGRISEKDSHSKCTLTVTPLGKATYKGSIDLAYCNVLYRELKKGLEGLILESNLHLLYLTTPYDTTSNCSPDWLIYLRQFNQLSGAEQKVADIVGVPESFITKKASGQAIRKNVDSAVVNRLYLSFVLYTLLKETNIWSVSEKFNMSRGYVQNLLNSAASFASCVLRFCEELEEFWVYKALLTELTKRLTYCVKTELIPLMEVAGVLEARAKQLYNAGYKTLAHLANADPETLVKMIDHLSRRQAKQIVSSAKMLLSEKAEALQEEVEELLKVPTDIPETY
- the HELQ gene encoding helicase POLQ-like isoform X4; translation: MDEPGLAVRRKSCPGSVRKRSRAPVQPSASCSPVDRKRLNSAEEPLAEPSCGNDSEEDMFGDYDSFCGNDSLLAQVDDIEHKYLQDEKLAIKPPGEIIPGNLQPGLPQKKQVNFSITENTVVLKADKEDAFQVGETDAVDNNQEQTDSILDELPSSQLLYFEKMHELSSVSRISPASEGRNKCVNTSLEKIRSTSSFYHDAEHRKRPTDSSSDSRSDLFKTESLKDHLKSAMTGNAKAQTLQVSKTKQLQEAVLSEEICVARKTIESSSVDIGPFYGLPSKVKDLFRQFRGIEMLYEWQHDCLMLESLQQRRNLIYSLPTSGGKTLVAEIIILQELLCRQKDVLMILPFVAIVQEKLHMIGEGSRGATLEMTLAKILYASKNTQIVGMSATLNNVGDLQKFLQAEYYTNNFRPVELKEYIKIRDTIYAVDSKAENGFTFSRLLNFKYSSNLEKADPDHIIALVTEVIPKYSCLIFCPTKKNCENVASMLCKYLKKEFRAHREKEKQDLIKNLKYIGNGSVCPILKQTVPFGIAYHHSGLTNDERKIIEEAYSAGVLCLLACTATLAAGVNLPARRPLHRVILRAPYVANDFLKKNQYKQMIGRAGRAGIDSAGESILIVQEKDKHLVQGLINSPLENCYSNLLLELTKGMQTLLLSLVGLKIAVTYEEVNNFMCGTLLGVQKQLLSKERSLSEIIKDGLEKLIEKGLLKGRISEKDSHSKCTLTVTPLGKATYKGSIDLAYCNVLYRELKKGLEGLILESNLHLLYLTTPYDTTSNCSPDWLIYLRQFNQLSGAEQKVADIVGVPESFITKKASGQAIRKNVDSAVVNRLYLSFVLYTLLKETNIWSVSEKFNMSRGYVQNLLNSAASFASCVLRFCEELEEFWVYKALLTELTKRLTYCVKTELIPLMEVAGVLEARAKQLYNAGYKTLAHLANADPETLVKMIDHLSRRQAKQIVSSAKMLLSEKAEALQEEVEELLKVPTDIPETY
- the HELQ gene encoding helicase POLQ-like isoform X1 → MDEPGLAVRRKSCPGSVRKRSRAPVQPSASCSPVDRKRLNSAEEPLAEPSCGNDSEEDMFGDYDSFCGNDSLLAQVDDIEHKYLQDEKLAIKPPGEIIPGNLQPGLPQKKQVNFSITENTVVLKADKEDAFQVGETDAVDNNQEQTDSILDELPSSQLLYFEKMHELSSVSRISPASEGRNKCVNTSLEKIRSTSSFYHDAEHRKRPTDSSSDSRSDLFKTESLKDHLKSAMTGNAKAQTLQVSKTKQLQEAVLSEEICVARKTIESSSVDIGPFYGLPSKVKDLFRQFRGIEMLYEWQHDCLMLESLQQRRNLIYSLPTSGGKTLVAEIIILQELLCRQKDVLMILPFVAIVQEKVRGLSSFGIELGFLVEEYAGSKGRFPPIRRRIKKSLYIATIEKGHALVNSLIETERIDDLGLVVVDELHMIGEGSRGATLEMTLAKILYASKNTQIVGMSATLNNVGDLQKFLQAEYYTNNFRPVELKEYIKIRDTIYAVDSKAENGFTFSRLLNFKYSSNLEKADPDHIIALVTEVIPKYSCLIFCPTKKNCENVASMLCKYLKKEFRAHREKEKQDLIKNLKYIGNGSVCPILKQTVPFGIAYHHSGLTNDERKIIEEAYSAGVLCLLACTATLAAGVNLPARRPLHRVILRAPYVANDFLKKNQYKQMIGRAGRAGIDSAGESILIVQEKDKHLVQGLINSPLENCYSNLLLELTKGMQTLLLSLVGLKIAVTYEEVNNFMCGTLLGVQKQLLSKERSLSEIIKDGLEKLIEKGLLKGRISEKDSHSKCTLTVTPLGKATYKGSIDLAYCNVLYRELKKGLEGLILESNLHLLYLTTPYDTTSNCSPDWLIYLRQFNQLSGAEQKVADIVGVPESFITKKASGQAIRKNVDSAVVNRLYLSFVLYTLLKETNIWSVSEKFNMSRGYVQNLLNSAASFASCVLRFCEELEEFWVYKALLTELTKRLTYCVKTELIPLMEVAGVLEARAKQLYNAGYKTLAHLANADPETLVKMIDHLSRRQAKQIVSSAKMLLSEKAEALQEEVEELLKVPTDIPETY